The following is a genomic window from Candidatus Gastranaerophilales bacterium.
TTCCAATCCTTTAGCCTTTTCATTAAAAGCGTTTTTGGTATTTCATCATTTGTTTTCTTTTCGCTGCGCCTTCAGCTTTAATTTTAGCTAACTCCTGTTTTTGTTCAGCGGTAAGAATACTTTCAAAATTTTTCATGTTTTCTTCTCTGATATCATCAGCTTTGTCTTCAAGCGCTCTGATTTGTGTTTTTAGCGCTGCCGTTTGTTTTTTCTTTTCGGCGTCAGACAGGTTGGATTCTCTGATTTCAAAGAGTTTATCCTTTTTCTGCATAATTTCCTGCATAATCGGCTTTATTTTTTTATGACCTTCTATGCGGTTTTTCTTAGCCAAAGCAACCTGCTCATCCGTAAGCTTAAGTCTTTCATTAAATTTTTGTTCTTGTGCTTTAAAGTTTTTTGCATGTTTTTGCGGCGGAGGCGCAAAACCGTCTCCGTTTGGAGGCGGAGCGGGAGGCTGCGCCAAAACACTTGATGCACAAAGGGTAAGTGCCAATACACTTAAAGAAACCGGTAAAGTTTTTTTCATAATTTTAATCTCCTGATAAATGTTTTAACTCTTCTGCCAAAATATTTCTTGCGTTGAATAATCTTGACTTTATTGTTCCGATCGGGGTTTTTATTTTTTTAGAAATCTCTTCGTACGACATTTCTTCAAATTCATATAATATGATGACTTCTTTCATTTTTGCAGGCAGGGCATAAACCGCCTTTAATATTATTTTTTGTCTTAGTTTTTGGTCTATTATTTTTTCTGTTTTCTCGGATTTATCTGCAATATTATTTAAAACATCTTCATCTTTTACTTGATAGATAGAATTTTTTTGGTTTGAAGATTTCAAATAATCTCTGCAAGTATTTGCCGTAATCGTACTAATCCATTGTTTAAAACGGTTTTGCTCATTGTATTTGCTTTTATTTTTCCAGGCTTTTATAAGAACTTCCTGCTCTAAGTCCTCATCCGCTTTGCCCGTAAACTTCTTTATTATGGTTTTTATATTGTGTTTATAAGTATCTATTATTTTTTTCAAAATTAATCTGCCTTTAACAATCCGTATTCATCCGTAGGTAAGCCCATTTCTTCTATTATTGAGGAGTTTTGGTATGAAATTATGTCACTGCTGCTATTGCTAAAATATTCCTGAGCAGTGAATATACCGAATCCCAAGAAAACTACCAACACAGCGCATGCTGCCGCAAGCTGCTTTTTCTTGCGTTTTTCCCTAAAATACAAAGGTTTTGCTTCTTTTAATAATTCTGAAACTTTATCCATGTTATTATCCTTTCTTAATTAGTATAACGATTTTTCTAATGATTTGTTCATTTTTATTTTAAATATAAGACTAATGCTCAACATAAGCGTTTTGGCTCGCTCACATCCGATAGGGTCGACTACTGTGCAAATCGAAAAAATTTTTCTAATTTGCACAGTAGTCTTAATATGTATTTTTCTTAATTAATTAGCCTCTATACAAGTAATATATTATAATATTTGTTTTAGAGGGGATATAGGATAATTGTTTAAAAAACTACTTTTCAGTCTTGTATTGGTTTTATATTTTTTCCAGGGCAGTGTTTTGGCAGAAGTTTTGGGGGAGGATTGCTATAGCATTACCACTAATAAAAAGGTTTCTTCCTTTTTATGCTACAAATATGAAAAAACTGCGGATAAAATACTGACTACAGTGTCTAAAATTCAGCCTGACGGTTATTTTGACTCTCCGTCCGTAAAAATTTTATTTACCGAAACACTTGATTTTAAGCCTGTCTCTATTCTTGTTACGGATAATTCTTCGCAGCAGCCCCGGATTTACGAAGCTAAAGTCAACGCCGATAAAGTTGTAATAAACTCGCTTTCTAACCCCGGCGTTGAACCCAAGATAATCTTCCTTGAAAATACCGGCATTATATTCCCCTATAAAATTAAAACCCTGCTGAACGATATAGCTAAAAACCCAAATCTGTCCTATACAACAATTGAATACAGGGATGATTTTAAAGAGGTGGTTTTGGTAAAGAAGTTTGTCAAAGATGATGTAATTGATAACCAAAAAGTCAAAAAATACTCGGTTAAGTACGATATTACACCAAACCTTGAAATTCTTGAATTTTATAACCTTCAAGGGATAATGCTTCAAAAAAATATAAAAATGTTTGATATTTCCCAAAAACTCGTTGACAAAGGGATTTTATCCTACAGGCTGAGTAATAAAAATATTGCATCAAAAGCCGTTTTTCCACTGCACAGCGATGTTGAAAGTATAAAAAATGCAAAGCAGGTGTCGTACAAAATAGAAGATTCTCAAGGTATACTATCAAGTTATTTTATCAATGATGAAAGGCAGAGAGTTCTTCAAATTTACAATAATTCGGTTTATCTAAAAAATTCTCTTGATTACAATTCAGTGAAAGAAGACAATAAAAACCTCAAAAAATATCTGGATACTACGATATTAATTAATCCGTTAAACTCCAACATAAAAAAAATAGCGGCTGAATATTCAAAAAAATACACAAACAAGGAAAAGCTTGCTGTTGAATTAAAAAACTATGTATCAAAAAATTTCACCAATAACATAAATATGACAGAAAACAGAAGCATAGACACAATTTTTGCTTCTAAAAAAGCAAACCCGATTGAACAGGCAATTATATTAAGTTCGCTGTACAGAGCAGCGGGGATACCTGCGGAAGTTGTTTTGGGCGAAGTTATAACGGATTTCCCCTCGGATTCTTTCATATATCATGCCTGGGTCAAATACTATGTTAACGGCTGGCATTGTATTGACAGTTTTTACAACAAGGCTGAAATCACCCCTGATTACATAGCAATATATCAAACCTCCTTTAACAAAAAAAACGACATTACTTTTATGACGGAACAAGCGCCTCTGCAACTCAAAGAAATCAAAATAAGTGTTTTAAACTTTATTTTAAAAAATGATTTAAAAGAAAATCCGGAGTTTATCGAACAAAGTGAACAAAAAGAGATTTCAAAATTAAATTTCCTGGAGAACGATGATATTATCGGTGATAGCAGAATTCAAAATATAAACAGATACAAAGTTACAAAACAGGACCTGATAAGAAACGCTGTTTATAACTACAACAATAATAATATCGAAAAAGCGGTAGAAGAATTCAAACAGGCATCAAAGCTTTTGTCCAATAATAACGAGTTTATAGATATCCTCTATTCTAAAAAACTTGCTGCCATAGGGGTATTCGATATCTCTAAGTCTATTCTGACTAATATTTATGATAAGCAGCAATGGAAAAAACAAGTTAACTCTATAGAAAGAATATATTACCCTAAAATAATGCCGACAAACAGCAATCTTACAGATTATATCAAGGCTTATAATCTTATTAAGAATAAAAAACAGTATGATGAAGCAATATCGGTTTTAGAAAGCCATTTAAGCAGCTCAAGTGATTATGCCTGTTATCTTTTTGCAATGGGTTATGAAGGGAAACAAGACTACACCAAAGCAAAATCGTACATAAAGAAGGCATTATCCGTTAATGAAAACAATCTGTCTTACAAGTTTTTGTATGCAAGAATTTTATACGAAAATCAACAATACAAGCAGGCTTTAAATATTATTAAGAGTATTAAGTCGGAGTTTCTTTATGATAAAGAATTTGCAACAGAATTGGATACTTTGGAATATCAAATTTTGGCAGACAGCGCTAAAGATAAAAAAGGAAAAGATTATTATACCGTTAAATACCTGATTTCTAACAATAAAATTTCCGACGCCGATAAAATTTTGGCTGATTATTCAGACAGCCCTGAATTTTTAATACTTAAAAGCGGAATTTTGATTGAAAAGGGCGAGTTTAAAAAAGCACAAGAAATATTGTCCGCCGTTATCAAAAACAGTCCTTCTTCCGAGGCTTATGAACTTTTGGCCGATACATACACAAAAGAAGAAAATTATACAAATGCTGTAAATTACTATGAAAAAGCACTGAAAGTAAGCTCCGATAAATCAAAGATTTATACTAAGACGGGAGTTGCGCATTATTACGCGGGGAATTATGCATTGGCGGAAACTTGCTTCAAAAAAGCGATAAAAGCAGATGAAAACAATTATCTTGCTTATACAAATTTAGGCCGGGTGTATAGTGATAATGACAACTTGCAGCTTGCCAACCAAAATTATAAAGATTCGCTGGCTATCAACCCTCTTGTTGCCAAAACTTGGGCATATCTGTCTGAAAATGAAATTAAACGTAAAAATTACTTTCTTGCAACCGAGTATTTAACACCTATTAAACTAATCAACCCTAATTCCCCGGACTACTACTACATATACGGGTTAATAGAACTCGGATACGGCAATAAATCCAAAGCGCTTTCTATCTTGGAATACGCTTACTCACTCAATCCGAATTCCGTTGAAATTAAACGTGCAATTAATAAAGTGAAAAATTAGTTCTCATTGTATTTTGAAATCTCTTCCAAATAACGCTCTATTGCCTTATAGCCGTTATAAATTTCGTTTGAGATTTTTACATATTTTGAAGCAATAATACCTTTTAATTCTTTTACCCTTATTGCAATAAGTTTTTCGCAAGCTTCTTTCAGCTCTTTATTGCCTGACTCGTTCCATTTTTTCATTATGGAGAGTTCTTCGTTAACTTGCTTGATTGTAGAAAATTCTAACGAATTGAAATCGTACTTTGCTAAATATTTCTTTTCTTCAACATTAATAGAAGGGTTTACGGCAGGCATGCCGAATAATTTTTTTAATATCATATAGCTATCGGCATAACGCCTATGTGATTCTGGCACTTCGCTCCTTGCCAACAGGACGCTTGCTCCCAGATTGGTTTTATCCTGCTCTAAATTCAAAGCATCAATAGTGTTTACAATTTCAATATTACTGGTACTATTCATAACTCACCGATAAACTATTCCTTACTTATATAATATTAGAAAAATTACTTTTTTGATAATTATTAAATATTACAAATGGTAAAATTTTCAAAAGCCGTTAACAACAAGGGTTTTTAGATTTTAAAGTATGAAGCAAATCTTAACAAAGAAGAAACCGGCTTTGTGAGCCGGTTTCTTCCGAATTATTTTTGCAAAAATTTACGATGCGCTTACACCTGATTTTGCAATGATTTCCTCTTTGATGTTTGTAGGAACTTGTTCATAGTTGGAAAATTCCATAGAGAACGTTCCTCTGCCTTGAGTTTTACTTCTTATATCTGTAGCATAACCGAACATTTCAGCAAGAGGAACCATAGCATTAACTTTTTGAATGCCTGCACCTTCAATTGCGCCCATACCTTCGATTCTGCCTCTTCTTGAAGAAATATCGCCTATAACATCGCCTAAGAAATCTTCGGGAACTTCGATTTCAACTTTCATAATAGGTTCCAAAATAACGGGTTTTGCCTTTTTAACGGCATCTTTAATCGCGATAGAACCTGCAACTTTAAATGCCATTTCGGAAGAGTCAACGTCGTGGTAGCTTCCGTCGTATAGTTCAACTTTTACGTCAATAACTTCGTATCCTGCAATAATACCGCCTGTAAGAGCTTCTTCCATACCTCTTCTGGCAGGTTCGATATATTCTTTAGGAATTGAACCGCCAACGACTTGGTTTACAAATACAAACCCTGCACCCTTTTCAGCAGGCATAACTCTGATTTTAACGTGTCCGTATTGACCACGACCGCCTGATTGACGAACGAATTTACCGTCAACATCAGCCTCGCCTGTGATAGTTTCTCTGTATGCGACCTGTGGTTTACCTACGTTAGCTTGTACTTTGAACTCTCTTAAAAGCCTGTCAACAATGATTTCAAGGTGAAGTTCGCCCATGCCGGAAATGATTGTTTGTCCTGTTTCTTCATCAGTTTTAACCTTGAAAGAAGGATCTTCCTCTGCCAATTTCGACAAAGAAAGCGACATTTTCTCCTGGTCAACTTTTGTTTTCGGTTCAATAGCAACACTTATTACAGGCTCAGGGAATGTCATTCTCTCAAGCACGATAGGCGCTTTTTCCTCGCAAAGGGTATCGCCTGTTGTAGTATCTTTTAACCCTACCACAGCACAGATATCACCCGCACAAACTTCTGAAATTTCGTTTCTTTGGTCAGCGTACATCTGAACGATACGGCTGATTCTTTCTTTTTTGCCTGTAACGGTGTTCAGAATATAACTTCCTGATTGCAGT
Proteins encoded in this region:
- a CDS encoding Spy/CpxP family protein refolding chaperone, whose translation is MKKTLPVSLSVLALTLCASSVLAQPPAPPPNGDGFAPPPQKHAKNFKAQEQKFNERLKLTDEQVALAKKNRIEGHKKIKPIMQEIMQKKDKLFEIRESNLSDAEKKKQTAALKTQIRALEDKADDIREENMKNFESILTAEQKQELAKIKAEGAAKRKQMMKYQKRF
- a CDS encoding sigma-70 family RNA polymerase sigma factor, translating into MKKIIDTYKHNIKTIIKKFTGKADEDLEQEVLIKAWKNKSKYNEQNRFKQWISTITANTCRDYLKSSNQKNSIYQVKDEDVLNNIADKSEKTEKIIDQKLRQKIILKAVYALPAKMKEVIILYEFEEMSYEEISKKIKTPIGTIKSRLFNARNILAEELKHLSGD
- a CDS encoding tetratricopeptide repeat protein codes for the protein MFKKLLFSLVLVLYFFQGSVLAEVLGEDCYSITTNKKVSSFLCYKYEKTADKILTTVSKIQPDGYFDSPSVKILFTETLDFKPVSILVTDNSSQQPRIYEAKVNADKVVINSLSNPGVEPKIIFLENTGIIFPYKIKTLLNDIAKNPNLSYTTIEYRDDFKEVVLVKKFVKDDVIDNQKVKKYSVKYDITPNLEILEFYNLQGIMLQKNIKMFDISQKLVDKGILSYRLSNKNIASKAVFPLHSDVESIKNAKQVSYKIEDSQGILSSYFINDERQRVLQIYNNSVYLKNSLDYNSVKEDNKNLKKYLDTTILINPLNSNIKKIAAEYSKKYTNKEKLAVELKNYVSKNFTNNINMTENRSIDTIFASKKANPIEQAIILSSLYRAAGIPAEVVLGEVITDFPSDSFIYHAWVKYYVNGWHCIDSFYNKAEITPDYIAIYQTSFNKKNDITFMTEQAPLQLKEIKISVLNFILKNDLKENPEFIEQSEQKEISKLNFLENDDIIGDSRIQNINRYKVTKQDLIRNAVYNYNNNNIEKAVEEFKQASKLLSNNNEFIDILYSKKLAAIGVFDISKSILTNIYDKQQWKKQVNSIERIYYPKIMPTNSNLTDYIKAYNLIKNKKQYDEAISVLESHLSSSSDYACYLFAMGYEGKQDYTKAKSYIKKALSVNENNLSYKFLYARILYENQQYKQALNIIKSIKSEFLYDKEFATELDTLEYQILADSAKDKKGKDYYTVKYLISNNKISDADKILADYSDSPEFLILKSGILIEKGEFKKAQEILSAVIKNSPSSEAYELLADTYTKEENYTNAVNYYEKALKVSSDKSKIYTKTGVAHYYAGNYALAETCFKKAIKADENNYLAYTNLGRVYSDNDNLQLANQNYKDSLAINPLVAKTWAYLSENEIKRKNYFLATEYLTPIKLINPNSPDYYYIYGLIELGYGNKSKALSILEYAYSLNPNSVEIKRAINKVKN
- the fusA gene encoding elongation factor G, with amino-acid sequence MPRQTPLEKIRNIGIAAHIDAGKTTTTERILFYTGKVHKIGEVHDGNATTDWMEQERERGITITSAAVTSHWNGHQINIIDTPGHVDFTIEVERSMRVLDGVVSVFCAVGGVQSQSETVWRQANRYGVPRIVFVNKMDRVGANFFRVVEQIKTRLQGNAHPIQIPIGSEDQLKGIIDIVEQKAHMYNNDIGTDISIEDVPEDFKAQVEEYRNALIEAIAECDDDLMMKYLEGEELAVAEIKRALKKATCENKVIPVCCGTAFKNKGIQMVLDAVVDYLPSPLDVPAIKGIIETSEGEKEVHRESSDTEPFSALAFKIMTDPFVGRLTFIRVYSGVLQSGSYILNTVTGKKERISRIVQMYADQRNEISEVCAGDICAVVGLKDTTTGDTLCEEKAPIVLERMTFPEPVISVAIEPKTKVDQEKMSLSLSKLAEEDPSFKVKTDEETGQTIISGMGELHLEIIVDRLLREFKVQANVGKPQVAYRETITGEADVDGKFVRQSGGRGQYGHVKIRVMPAEKGAGFVFVNQVVGGSIPKEYIEPARRGMEEALTGGIIAGYEVIDVKVELYDGSYHDVDSSEMAFKVAGSIAIKDAVKKAKPVILEPIMKVEIEVPEDFLGDVIGDISSRRGRIEGMGAIEGAGIQKVNAMVPLAEMFGYATDIRSKTQGRGTFSMEFSNYEQVPTNIKEEIIAKSGVSAS